A genomic stretch from Silurus meridionalis isolate SWU-2019-XX chromosome 1, ASM1480568v1, whole genome shotgun sequence includes:
- the ptger3 gene encoding prostaglandin E2 receptor EP3 subtype isoform X2, producing MTSKCESDSPSNRSSGDAMLESNVSRSEHNGGRSATCGSVSVAYPITMMVTGMVGNLLAIILVSNAYRRKENKRKQSFLLCIGSLALTDLFGQLLTSPIVISVYRAELQWERVDASGTLCSFFGVCMTTFGLCSLFFASAMAVERALAITAPHWYSNSMKTTVTKHVLVSIWCLLLCFALLPIIGVGKYTLQWPGTWCFISTGDSDVSGNTFFAVTFAALGISSLLVTFSCNVVTIRALVARCRGKPSASQWSRHWERLTTETVIQLMGIMCVLLVCWSPLLFKSQLEENLNKSRCLRNKVLLSQRCGTIFNNERLCIIKSNKLSDVQFLFIVLFFFLPFYFGIRVGESLPAGRSWNAGALTVLPSAI from the exons ATGACGTCCAAATGTGAATCCGATTCACCCTCGAACCGCTCCTCCGGAGACGCGATGCTGGAGTCGAACGTGTCCAGATCGGAGCACAACGGCGGCCGGAGCGCCACGTGCGGCTCGGTGTCCGTCGCCTACCCCATCACCATGATGGTCACTGGGATGGTGGGCAACCTCCTGGCCATCATACTGGTCTCCAACGCGTACAGGCGCAAGGAGAACAAGCGCAAGCAGTCGTTCCTGCTGTGCATCGGCTCTCTGGCGCTCACGGATCTGTTCGGGCAGCTTCTCACGAGCCCCATAGTGATCTCCGTGTACCGGGCCGAGCTCCAGTGGGAGCGCGTCGATGCCTCGGGGACCCTGTGCTCGTTCTTCGGCGTGTGCATGACCACTTTCGGCTTGTGCTCGCTGTTCTTCGCGAGCGCCATGGCTGTGGAACGGGCTCTAGCCATCACCGCGCCTCACTGGTACTCCAACAGCATGAAGACCACCGTCACCAAGCACGTGCTCGTCTCCATCTGGTGCCTGTTGCTGTGCTTCGCCCTGCTGCCCATCATCGGGGTGGGGAAGTACACCCTGCAGTGGCCCGGGACCTGGTGCTTCATCAGCACGGGCGACTCGGACGTCAGCGGGAACACGTTTTTCGCCGTGACCTTCGCCGCGCTCGGGATCTCCTCGCTGCTCGTCACGTTCTCGTGCAACGTGGTGACGATCCGTGCGCTCGTGGCGCGCTGTAGGGGAAAGCCCAGCGCGTCTCAGTGGTCCAGGCACTGGGAGAGGCTGACCACCGAGACCGTCATCCAGCTCATGGGGATCATGTGCGTGCTACTCGTCTGCTGGTCTCCTTTACTG TTTAAAAGTCAGCTTGAGGAAAACCTAAACAAGTCCAGATGTCTGAGGAATAAAGTTCTTCTGAGCCAGAGATGTGGGACGATCTTTAATAATGAGCGCTTGTgcataataaaatctaataagcTCTCAGACGTCCAGTTTCTgttcattgttctttttttttttttgccgttttATTTTGGCATTCGTGTTGGTGAATCTTTGCCAGCAGGGAGAAGCTGGAACGCTGGGGCTCTTACAGTCCTGCCATCAGCCATTTGA
- the ptger3 gene encoding prostaglandin E2 receptor EP3 subtype isoform X1: MTSKCESDSPSNRSSGDAMLESNVSRSEHNGGRSATCGSVSVAYPITMMVTGMVGNLLAIILVSNAYRRKENKRKQSFLLCIGSLALTDLFGQLLTSPIVISVYRAELQWERVDASGTLCSFFGVCMTTFGLCSLFFASAMAVERALAITAPHWYSNSMKTTVTKHVLVSIWCLLLCFALLPIIGVGKYTLQWPGTWCFISTGDSDVSGNTFFAVTFAALGISSLLVTFSCNVVTIRALVARCRGKPSASQWSRHWERLTTETVIQLMGIMCVLLVCWSPLLILMLKMISNHTSSHHCKPSMIPRLPSRELQMDCNFFLIAIRLASLNQILDPWVYLLLREILLRKFCQVANAVSNCSLDGQKETQKETAPDTVKNPAKENEECKKLSSPDPDLGGSTEA, encoded by the exons ATGACGTCCAAATGTGAATCCGATTCACCCTCGAACCGCTCCTCCGGAGACGCGATGCTGGAGTCGAACGTGTCCAGATCGGAGCACAACGGCGGCCGGAGCGCCACGTGCGGCTCGGTGTCCGTCGCCTACCCCATCACCATGATGGTCACTGGGATGGTGGGCAACCTCCTGGCCATCATACTGGTCTCCAACGCGTACAGGCGCAAGGAGAACAAGCGCAAGCAGTCGTTCCTGCTGTGCATCGGCTCTCTGGCGCTCACGGATCTGTTCGGGCAGCTTCTCACGAGCCCCATAGTGATCTCCGTGTACCGGGCCGAGCTCCAGTGGGAGCGCGTCGATGCCTCGGGGACCCTGTGCTCGTTCTTCGGCGTGTGCATGACCACTTTCGGCTTGTGCTCGCTGTTCTTCGCGAGCGCCATGGCTGTGGAACGGGCTCTAGCCATCACCGCGCCTCACTGGTACTCCAACAGCATGAAGACCACCGTCACCAAGCACGTGCTCGTCTCCATCTGGTGCCTGTTGCTGTGCTTCGCCCTGCTGCCCATCATCGGGGTGGGGAAGTACACCCTGCAGTGGCCCGGGACCTGGTGCTTCATCAGCACGGGCGACTCGGACGTCAGCGGGAACACGTTTTTCGCCGTGACCTTCGCCGCGCTCGGGATCTCCTCGCTGCTCGTCACGTTCTCGTGCAACGTGGTGACGATCCGTGCGCTCGTGGCGCGCTGTAGGGGAAAGCCCAGCGCGTCTCAGTGGTCCAGGCACTGGGAGAGGCTGACCACCGAGACCGTCATCCAGCTCATGGGGATCATGTGCGTGCTACTCGTCTGCTGGTCTCCTTTACTG atCCTAATGTTAAAGATGATCTCCAACCACACATCTTCTCATCACTGCAAACCGTCGATGATTCCTCGCCTGCCCAGCCGAGAGTTACAGATGGACTGTAACTTCTTCCTGATCGCCATTCGCCTGGCCTCTCTTAATCAGATTCTGGACCCGTGGGTTTATCTGCTCCTCAGGGAGATCCTGTTGAGGAAGTTCTGCCAGGTGGCCAACGCAGTGTCTAATTGCTCACTGGATGGACAGAAAGAGACTCAGAAGGAAACAGCTCCGGACACTGTGAAGAATCCAGCCAAGGAGAACGAGGAGTGCAAGAAACTGTCTTCTCCTGATCCTGATCTTGGTGGAAGTACAGAAGCTTGA